The Bacillus sp. B-jedd sequence TTGCTAATTCCTTCATTGAAGTGGTTTGGGCTCCGGAAACAAGGGGATGAAATCCGTGTCCAATGGAAGCATATCAAGAAAATCGGTGCTGATATGATTATTATTGACTTGCCTGGAAGTGACAATGGGTAGTCTAAGTGAGCGTTTAAATGCCTTTTTATAAGAATGGAATCATGCGGCATCGGCCCTTATCAAAATGGGCTGATGCCTTTTTCTTTGTTCACCGAACTTCGCCTTCATACATAAAATGTTAAGTAGCTTGAAGACTTGGTCAAAGAGAATGATTTTGAAAAAAGAAGGTGAAGGGTTTCATGCTGACAGGGATGCAGATAGCCATTATCGGCGGTGATGCAAGGCAGCTTGAAATAATCAGGAAACTGGCCGAGCTGGATGCGAAGCTTTCACTGATTGGGTTTGAACAGTTGGACCATGCTTTTACGGGAGCGCACAAGGAGAAACTTTTCGAAGCGGATTTTTCCGGGATTGACGCCATTATTCTGCCTGTGTCGGGAACGAGCCTCGAAGGCCACGTGGAAACAATCTTTTCGAACGAACAGGTTATTTTAACCGCGGATATCATCTCCAAGGCTCCTGAAGCCTGCACAATTTATTCCGGTATCAGCAATGCTTACCTTACAGGGATTGCCAAGCAGGCAAAAAGGCGGCTAGTCCAGCTTTTCGAACGCGATGATGTCGCCATTTACAATTCGATTCCTACAGTAGAAGGAACGATTATGATGGCGATCCAGCATACGGATTTTACTATCCACGGCTCGAAAGTAGCGGTTCTCGGATTAGGAAGAACGGGTATGAGTGTCGCCAGGGCATTTTCCGCCCTTGGCGCAAAAGTAAAGGTCGGAGCCAGAAAGAGTGAATACTTGGCAAGAATTACCGAAATGGCACTTCAGCCTTTTCACATATCAGAAATTGAAAAGGAATTAAGTGATGTTGATATTGTCATCAATACAATACCCCAACCTATTGTTACTGCATCTGTCATCTCAAAAATGGCCGCTCATACGTTAATCATTGACCTAGCTTCCAAACCGGGGGGAACGGATTT is a genomic window containing:
- the dpaA gene encoding dipicolinic acid synthetase subunit A, whose amino-acid sequence is MLTGMQIAIIGGDARQLEIIRKLAELDAKLSLIGFEQLDHAFTGAHKEKLFEADFSGIDAIILPVSGTSLEGHVETIFSNEQVILTADIISKAPEACTIYSGISNAYLTGIAKQAKRRLVQLFERDDVAIYNSIPTVEGTIMMAIQHTDFTIHGSKVAVLGLGRTGMSVARAFSALGAKVKVGARKSEYLARITEMALQPFHISEIEKELSDVDIVINTIPQPIVTASVISKMAAHTLIIDLASKPGGTDFRYAEKRGIKALLAPGLPGIVAPKTAGRILANVLTQLLQGDLKNRKGKSQ
- a CDS encoding YlmC/YmxH family sporulation protein codes for the protein MRLSELSGKEIVDVKRAERLGVLGQTDLEINEQTGQIQALLIPSLKWFGLRKQGDEIRVQWKHIKKIGADMIIIDLPGSDNG